One window of the Thermasporomyces composti genome contains the following:
- a CDS encoding GroES family chaperonin, which translates to MSTEKLPIRMLHDRVLVVVDAETGERRSSAGIVIPATAKMGKRLAWARVVAIGPHVRTIVVGDRVLFDPEDRAEIELHAQEYILLRERDIHAVASERLEDDQTGLYL; encoded by the coding sequence ATGAGCACCGAGAAGCTGCCGATCCGGATGTTGCACGACCGAGTTCTCGTCGTCGTCGACGCCGAGACGGGTGAGCGTCGATCGTCGGCGGGGATTGTCATCCCTGCGACGGCGAAGATGGGCAAGCGGCTCGCCTGGGCGAGGGTGGTGGCGATCGGGCCCCACGTGCGGACCATCGTCGTCGGCGACAGGGTGCTGTTCGATCCGGAGGACAGGGCCGAGATCGAACTGCACGCGCAGGAGTACATCCTGCTCCGGGAACGCGACATCCACGCGGTGGCGTCGGAGCGCCTGGAGGACGACCAGACCGGCCTCTACCTGTAG